A window of Alphaproteobacteria bacterium genomic DNA:
TATAGGTTGCACTAAAAGAGAATAACTGTTACATTTTAGTTAGAAATAGTTAAAAATGTCAGTTACTTACAAAGAAAAACACAATAAAAGCAACATTATAGATTTGTCAGCAAAACCTAAAACCAGTTTTTCTTTAGATAATTTATCTGAGTCTCTAATCTTATCTGCTGAGAGATCAAAATGTATTTATGATCTGTATGAGAAGGCTACTTTACTAAAAACTAAATCAGATAAGCTAACTAAAGCTTTAGATGAAGAAAAGGCTATTAATGAAATTCAGGGTGAATTTGTTTCATTAGTTTCACATGAATTTAAAACCCCTTTAGCAATTATAAAGACCTCTATGGATGTCATAAAAAGAGTTGGTCGCAATAAAAACGAAATTATTGATGATCAGATCACTAAGGTTGACAAAGCCATTTCTCGTATGACTAAATTAATTGAGTCTACGCTTAATTTATCTCGCTTAGAATCGGGTCGTTTAGATTTTAGCCCTGAGAAATTTTGTTTAGAGGAGCTTATTACTGATGTTGTGGAGCGCTTTCAAGGTATAAATTCGAAAGCTAGTTTTCAGTTAGATATTAATTTAGACAAAAATTATTTATTTGCCGATAAGGCACTTATTGATCAGATTTTCACTAATATAATTTCAAACAGTATCAAATATTCTAAGAATAATCCTAAAATAGCAATATCATGCCAAGTTATTGAAAATCACTTTAACATCTCAATAAAAGATGATGGTGTTGGTATGAATGAGTCTGACTTAAATAATCTTTTCCAAAAATTTTTTAGATCTAAAAATACTATCGGTATTTCTGGC
This region includes:
- a CDS encoding HAMP domain-containing histidine kinase, with the protein product MSVTYKEKHNKSNIIDLSAKPKTSFSLDNLSESLILSAERSKCIYDLYEKATLLKTKSDKLTKALDEEKAINEIQGEFVSLVSHEFKTPLAIIKTSMDVIKRVGRNKNEIIDDQITKVDKAISRMTKLIESTLNLSRLESGRLDFSPEKFCLEELITDVVERFQGINSKASFQLDINLDKNYLFADKALIDQIFTNIISNSIKYSKNNPKIAISCQVIENHFNISIKDDGVGMNESDLNNLFQKFFRSKNTIGISGTGIGLYLVKKFVELHHGNIIVESQENIGTKFTIFLPLINKR